In the Bacteroidales bacterium genome, one interval contains:
- a CDS encoding DUF4294 domain-containing protein — translation MRLILIIILTFFNCLLFSQNKINAIELLDKVKAEGGAIVELIFDENGDTSFHYKMRPVIIYPPRKFRNKRERKKYYRLVRNVKKVYPYSIIIKNIFTESEFVLRNMDNNRERKKYIKQKERELKKEFEDDIRDMTYSQGRILIKLVDRETSHTTYELVKHFKGGVSAFFWQGIAKIFSTDLKYEYDPDGTDKWIEEIVARIENGQL, via the coding sequence ATGCGATTGATCTTAATCATCATATTAACATTTTTCAATTGTCTTCTTTTTTCACAAAATAAGATAAATGCCATAGAACTACTTGATAAAGTTAAAGCTGAAGGCGGAGCAATTGTAGAATTAATATTTGATGAGAACGGAGATACTTCTTTTCATTACAAAATGCGACCGGTAATTATTTATCCTCCGAGAAAATTCAGAAATAAAAGAGAAAGAAAAAAATATTACAGACTGGTACGCAATGTGAAGAAAGTTTATCCATATTCAATAATCATAAAAAATATATTTACTGAATCTGAATTTGTATTACGTAATATGGATAATAATCGTGAACGCAAAAAATACATTAAGCAAAAAGAAAGAGAATTAAAAAAAGAATTTGAAGATGATATAAGAGATATGACTTATTCTCAAGGACGAATTTTAATTAAATTAGTTGACCGAGAAACATCACATACAACATATGAACTTGTCAAACATTTTAAAGGAGGTGTTTCTGCTTTTTTTTGGCAAGGAATTGCCAAAATTTTTTCTACTGATTTAAAGTATGAATATGATCCGGACGGAACCGATAAATGGATTGAAGAAATTGTAGCGAGAATTGAAAACGGACAACTATAG
- a CDS encoding TlpA family protein disulfide reductase, with translation MKSLKEKFQNYKKNKSVWGKITDVIFILFIVALFIPNSRFAINVFANQVKSLIIQPSVKDSNNEHILTSDNFNWQLEDMQGNNINLQEYYGKVIFLNLWATRCGPCVAEMPGIQELCNTFKDNENVKFFLVSNESQAKVKSFIDKREYTFPVFTTRYQSPKVFISQSIPTTFVISKNGIIKIKETGAVNWGGDKMEGIINDLINE, from the coding sequence ATGAAGAGTTTAAAAGAGAAATTTCAAAATTACAAAAAGAATAAATCTGTTTGGGGTAAAATTACAGATGTTATTTTTATTTTATTTATTGTTGCATTGTTCATTCCAAATAGTCGTTTTGCGATAAATGTATTTGCTAATCAAGTAAAATCATTGATAATTCAACCTTCGGTTAAGGATTCAAATAATGAGCATATATTAACATCAGACAATTTTAATTGGCAATTGGAAGATATGCAAGGCAATAATATCAATCTTCAAGAATATTACGGGAAAGTTATTTTCCTAAATTTATGGGCTACTAGGTGCGGACCTTGTGTTGCAGAAATGCCGGGTATTCAAGAACTCTGTAATACTTTTAAAGACAATGAAAATGTCAAATTCTTTTTGGTTTCAAATGAAAGCCAAGCAAAAGTAAAATCTTTCATTGATAAAAGAGAATACACGTTTCCCGTATTTACTACAAGATATCAATCTCCGAAAGTTTTTATATCACAAAGTATTCCGACTACCTTTGTGATTTCAAAAAACGGAATAATTAAAATTAAAGAAACCGGAGCTGTTAATTGGGGCGGTGATAAGATGGAAGGTATTATTAATGATTTGATTAATGAATAA
- the fabD gene encoding ACP S-malonyltransferase has translation MKAYVFPGQGAQFTGMGKDLYENSELAKKLFEKANEILGFRITDLMFDGTDEDLRQTKVTQPAIFLHSVILAKTLGENFKPDMVAGHSLGEFSALVANKSLSFEDGLKLVSQRATAMQKACEVEPATMAAVLGLEDKKVEEICRSIDDVVVPANYNTEGQIVISGSLKGIDTAIEKLTEAGARRAMKLNVGGAFHSPLMEPAREELAAAIENTQFNEPICPVYQNVSGKPVSNTSEIKKNLVSQLTSPVRWTQIMQNMIADGAESYTEVGPGKVLQGLLKKIDRKFPTFSA, from the coding sequence ATGAAAGCATATGTATTTCCCGGACAGGGAGCACAATTTACAGGAATGGGTAAGGATTTGTATGAAAATTCAGAACTTGCAAAAAAATTGTTTGAAAAAGCAAATGAAATTCTCGGATTCAGAATAACTGACCTTATGTTTGACGGTACCGATGAAGACTTGCGTCAAACAAAGGTTACACAACCCGCCATTTTTTTACATTCGGTAATTCTTGCAAAAACTCTCGGTGAAAATTTTAAACCTGATATGGTTGCCGGACATTCTCTTGGTGAATTTTCAGCATTGGTTGCTAACAAATCTTTATCATTTGAAGACGGATTGAAATTAGTATCTCAAAGAGCAACAGCCATGCAAAAAGCCTGTGAAGTTGAGCCGGCAACAATGGCTGCTGTCTTAGGATTGGAAGATAAAAAAGTTGAAGAAATTTGCCGTTCAATTGATGATGTTGTTGTACCTGCTAATTATAATACTGAAGGACAAATAGTTATTTCAGGATCATTGAAAGGTATTGATACTGCCATCGAAAAATTAACAGAAGCAGGTGCTAGGAGAGCAATGAAATTAAATGTCGGCGGTGCTTTTCATTCGCCTCTTATGGAACCTGCAAGGGAGGAGTTGGCTGCTGCAATTGAAAACACTCAATTTAACGAACCGATTTGTCCGGTTTATCAAAATGTATCCGGAAAACCTGTCAGTAACACTTCTGAAATTAAAAAGAATCTTGTATCACAATTAACTTCACCTGTAAGATGGACACAAATTATGCAAAACATGATTGCCGACGGTGCTGAATCTTATACTGAAGTAGGTCCGGGAAAAGTACTTCAAGGTTTATTAAAAAAAATTGACAGAAAATTTCCGACTTTCAGTGCATAA
- the ahcY gene encoding adenosylhomocysteinase, with product MTNTGQINDYKIKDISLAEWGRKEIALAEHEMPGLMAVRKKYSESKPLKGAKITGSLHMTIQTAVLIDTLVELGADVRWASCNIFSTQDHAAAAVAEAGIPVFAWKGETLEEYWWCTEQALSFPNGETPDLIVDDGGDATMMVIKGYEAENDPSIVDAKAEAEDEIELLKRLKIILTDKPNIWHKAVNTLKGVSEETTTGVHRLYQLEEVGKLLFPAINVNDSVTKSKFDNTFGCRESLPDGIKRATDIMLAGKKVVVLGYGDVGKGSAKAMIGYGARVTVTEIDPICALQASMEGFAVKTLEDMLPDGDIYVTTTGNKFVITIEHMEKMKDKSIVCNIGHFDNEIQVEKLMNYPGIKRINIKPQVDQFLFPDGHSIILLSEGRLVNLGNATGHPSFVMSNSFTNQILAQLELWKNDYKIGVYRLPKHLDEEVARLHLDHVGVKLTVMSEEQSEYIGIPVKGPYKPDHYRY from the coding sequence ATGACAAATACAGGACAAATAAATGATTACAAAATAAAAGATATCAGTTTGGCAGAGTGGGGAAGAAAAGAAATTGCTCTTGCAGAACATGAAATGCCGGGGTTAATGGCGGTAAGGAAAAAATACAGTGAAAGCAAACCTTTAAAAGGAGCAAAAATTACAGGGTCTTTACATATGACTATTCAAACAGCAGTACTTATTGATACTTTGGTTGAACTCGGAGCAGATGTAAGATGGGCAAGTTGCAATATTTTTTCTACACAAGATCATGCAGCAGCAGCCGTTGCTGAAGCCGGCATACCGGTTTTTGCTTGGAAAGGAGAAACTTTAGAAGAATACTGGTGGTGCACCGAGCAAGCATTATCATTTCCTAACGGAGAAACTCCGGATTTGATTGTTGATGACGGAGGAGACGCAACAATGATGGTTATAAAAGGATATGAAGCAGAGAATGACCCGTCAATTGTTGATGCTAAAGCAGAAGCGGAAGATGAAATTGAACTGTTAAAACGTTTAAAGATTATTTTAACTGATAAACCAAATATATGGCATAAAGCAGTTAATACTTTAAAAGGTGTTTCTGAAGAAACAACAACCGGTGTTCACAGATTGTATCAATTAGAAGAAGTTGGTAAATTGTTGTTCCCTGCAATTAATGTAAACGATTCGGTAACAAAATCTAAATTTGATAATACATTCGGTTGCCGAGAATCATTACCGGACGGTATTAAACGCGCAACAGATATTATGTTAGCCGGAAAAAAAGTTGTTGTACTCGGTTATGGCGATGTCGGAAAAGGGTCTGCAAAAGCAATGATAGGATACGGAGCCAGAGTAACAGTTACCGAAATTGACCCTATATGTGCTTTGCAAGCAAGCATGGAAGGATTTGCCGTTAAAACTCTTGAAGATATGCTTCCTGATGGTGATATATATGTAACTACTACCGGAAATAAATTTGTTATCACCATTGAACATATGGAAAAAATGAAAGATAAATCCATTGTATGTAATATCGGTCATTTTGATAATGAAATACAAGTTGAAAAACTAATGAATTATCCCGGAATAAAACGAATAAACATTAAACCGCAAGTTGACCAATTCCTTTTTCCTGACGGTCATTCAATTATTTTACTTTCGGAAGGAAGATTAGTAAATCTCGGTAATGCAACAGGGCATCCGTCATTTGTAATGAGTAATTCATTTACAAATCAAATATTGGCTCAATTGGAATTATGGAAAAATGATTATAAGATTGGAGTTTACAGATTACCGAAACATT
- a CDS encoding helix-turn-helix domain-containing protein — MSTTVLQPKNNIHNINHAYNRPVNPEFEIVSLKTFFKNNNLKKIQKFRCAERNLILIITSGLGKHTIDFKDYQFTNGSVIFIAKGQVHKFEVKPGNNGYLIFFSENFYNKNTIAAAALSQTWLYNYHIGLPQIQVNAEMREHFFDIIKKIHQEYKAGNIFAKTEVIKTLLYLLLIKSERIKRELLNKDVLNRSDIIFDFIDLTENKFSECRNADYYARQLNISYKHLNNICKQSLNKTAKSFIDDHIILVAKRYLVCSDLSVKEITSVTGFDEPTNFVKYFKKHTGNSPMQYRKRFIP, encoded by the coding sequence ATGTCAACAACAGTTTTACAACCGAAAAATAACATACATAATATTAATCATGCTTATAACAGACCTGTTAATCCTGAATTTGAAATAGTTTCATTGAAAACCTTTTTCAAAAATAATAATTTAAAAAAAATTCAAAAGTTCCGATGTGCCGAAAGAAATCTGATTTTAATTATAACTTCCGGATTAGGAAAACACACTATTGATTTTAAAGATTATCAATTTACTAACGGTTCTGTTATTTTTATTGCAAAAGGACAAGTTCATAAATTTGAAGTAAAACCGGGTAACAACGGATATTTAATATTCTTTTCCGAAAATTTTTATAATAAAAATACTATTGCTGCTGCTGCTCTTTCCCAAACTTGGCTTTATAACTATCATATTGGTCTCCCCCAAATACAAGTTAATGCAGAAATGCGTGAACATTTTTTTGACATCATAAAAAAAATACATCAAGAATATAAAGCAGGTAATATTTTTGCAAAAACAGAGGTCATTAAAACCCTGTTATATCTACTCCTAATAAAATCGGAACGAATTAAAAGAGAGCTCCTTAATAAAGATGTATTAAACCGGAGTGATATTATATTTGATTTTATTGATCTTACTGAAAATAAATTTTCTGAATGCAGGAATGCAGATTATTATGCCCGACAATTAAATATTTCATACAAACATTTGAATAATATTTGCAAGCAAAGTTTAAATAAAACTGCTAAATCTTTCATTGATGATCACATAATTCTGGTGGCAAAGAGATATTTAGTTTGTTCAGACCTGTCAGTTAAAGAAATAACTTCAGTTACAGGTTTTGATGAACCTACAAACTTTGTAAAATATTTTAAAAAACACACAGGAAATTCGCCTATGCAATATAGAAAGCGTTTTATACCTTAG